One Cyanobacteria bacterium QS_8_64_29 DNA segment encodes these proteins:
- a CDS encoding peptide ABC transporter permease (transports peptides consisting of two or three amino acids) → MLRYLLRRLLDLIPVLLGVALLMFGFLHLTPGDPATVLLGEQATPARVAALREQLGLDRPLPVQFVAFLGRILRGELGTSIETGLPVAQGIAQRWPATFELAAAAMLVAVGLGIPAGVLAAAYQNRAWDQLTMTGSLLGVSMPVYWLGLLLVYAFAVKLNWLPPSGRLGLERAAFETPTGFYVLDALWQRDGLLLRDALAHLVLPALTLGTIPLAILARIARSATLEALNQDYIRTARAKELRESLVLGRHALRNALLPVVTVAGLQFGTLLGGAILTETIFSWPGLGSWIYEAILARDYPVVQGGTLVVAVAFVTLNLLVDISYTLLDPRIRQR, encoded by the coding sequence ATGCTGCGGTACCTGCTTCGGCGCTTGCTGGATCTGATCCCGGTGCTGCTGGGCGTAGCGCTGTTGATGTTTGGGTTTTTGCACTTAACGCCCGGCGATCCGGCCACTGTGCTGTTGGGCGAGCAGGCCACGCCCGCGCGCGTGGCGGCGCTGCGCGAGCAGCTGGGCCTGGATCGCCCGCTGCCGGTGCAGTTCGTGGCCTTTCTGGGCCGAATCCTGCGCGGGGAGCTGGGGACCAGCATTGAGACTGGGTTGCCCGTGGCGCAGGGCATCGCGCAGCGCTGGCCGGCCACCTTCGAGCTGGCGGCCGCTGCCATGCTCGTGGCGGTTGGTTTGGGCATTCCGGCCGGCGTACTGGCCGCTGCCTACCAGAACCGCGCTTGGGACCAGCTCACTATGACCGGATCGCTGTTGGGCGTTTCCATGCCCGTCTACTGGCTGGGGCTGCTTCTGGTGTACGCGTTTGCGGTCAAGCTCAACTGGCTCCCGCCCAGCGGGCGCCTGGGCCTCGAGCGGGCGGCGTTTGAGACCCCCACCGGCTTTTACGTGTTGGACGCGCTCTGGCAGCGCGATGGGCTGCTGCTGCGCGATGCGCTCGCCCATCTGGTGCTGCCCGCCCTGACCCTGGGTACGATCCCGCTGGCCATCCTGGCCCGGATCGCGCGCTCGGCCACCCTAGAGGCCCTCAACCAGGACTACATCCGCACAGCGCGGGCTAAGGAGCTGCGCGAGTCGCTGGTGCTAGGGCGGCACGCGCTGCGCAACGCGCTGCTGCCGGTGGTAACCGTGGCCGGGCTGCAGTTCGGCACGCTGCTGGGCGGCGCCATCCTCACCGAGACCATTTTTTCCTGGCCGGGGTTGGGAAGTTGGATCTACGAGGCCATCCTGGCGCGGGACTACCCGGTCGTTCAGGGCGGGACCTTGGTAGTCGCCGTCGCCTTCGTGACGCTCAACCTGCTGGTCGATATTAGCTACACGCTGCTCGACCCGCGCATCCGGCAGCGCTGA